Genomic DNA from Selenomonas sp. oral taxon 126:
TGTCCTCTATGATAGCACTTTCCACCCCCCCGTAAAGACATTTTACATACAAAAAAGAGCATTTACGCGCGCTTGAAACTACGTGTAAATGCTCTTTCTTATGACTGAGAAAATTTTAGGACGCGTGGCGCAGCGTGCGCTCCGTCCAAAAATATGCAATCGTGACGGGAATCGCCGCGCCAATCCATGCGAGCGGATTTGCCATACACGCGCCGAGGAAGCCGAGCGTGCCACAGAGAAAGATGGCAGCGCCCGCGCGCATGACGAGCTCCATTGCGCCCGCAATGGTCGGGATAACACTCTGCCCGAGTCCCTGCAATACGTTGCGGTAGACGAGGAGCAGTGCGAGAATGATGTACGCCGAGCCGTTGACGATGAGGAACATGTGCCCGTAGGCAATGACCTCCGTAGCGCCCTCCGCATCCGCCCCGACGAAGAGCTCCAGAAAGAATGTGCCGAATGCGATCAGGAGGATACCTATGCCGACGGCAAACGCCATCGACATTTTGAGGCACGCACGCACACCCATGCGGATGCGCTCATATTTCTGTGCGCCGTAGTTCTGCGCCGTGTACGCCGCCATTGCATAACCGAACGAGAGCATGGGCATGACAGCGACGGCATCAATCTTCTGCGTCGCCGCGTATGCTGCGACGGGCAGCGCACCGAGGTTGTTCAGCGCGACTTGCAGGATGATCGCGCCGATGGCGATGACGGAGGACTGAAACGCCATCGGCAGCCCCATCCTGAGATGCGCCATGAGGACTGCTCCGCTCGGCTTCCAGTCCGATAGGCGCGTATGCAGCGCGGGCACACGCCAACGGATATAGATGTAGAAGAGGAGTGCGCCGATTGCCTGCGAGACGACGGTCGCGAGCGCCGCGCCCGGAATCCCCCACCCGAGGACGAGGATTGCGACCGGCTCGAGCGCAATGTTGATCCCGAGCGTGACGGCGAGCAGAATCGTCGGCGTCTTGCTGTCGCCGAGCGCGCGGATGAGACAGTTTTGCAGATAGAGCAGGATGAACACGATGAGCCCTGCAAAGATGATAGAGATGAAGTCATACGCGCCGTCCAAAATCTCGGGCGGCGTCTCCATCAGGACGAGCAGCGTCCGCGTCAGCGGCAGGACAATCGCGGTCAGCGTGAGCGCAACTGCAACGCCGAGGATCATGCACGCCGCCGCACTCTGCCGCACGCCCGCACGGTCGCTCGCGCCAAAGCGCTGCCCCGTGTAGATCGTCACGCCCGTGCAGAATCCGATGATGAAGCCGAGCGCGAGGAACATGAGACTGCCCGTACAGCCGACCGCCGCAAGCGCATTCACACCGAGGAAGCGCCCGACGATAAGCGTGTCGACAAACGAATAGAGCTGCTGCATCATATTCCCCGCAACGAGCGGCAGGGCAAAGAAGAAGATGAGCCGCGTCGGATCACCCTCCGTCAGATTCTTCGTCATTCCAGATACCTCGTCACAAAGATGCGCAGCTTCTCCTGTAGAAAGACCGTATTCGTGAGAAGCGCACCCGCATTCGGCGCGAATTTGATCAGATAGAGCTGTGGATTGCCGCTCACCCAAAAATCGGCGGGATACGGCGTGACCACAATGCCCTCATGCTCGAAGTTGAGCACGGCGCGCGGCAGATGGAATGCCGAGGTTACGAGGATGGGATGGGCAAAGCCCTCCTGCCGCAGAATCTCCGCCGAGTAGCGCGCATTCTGCCCCGTTGTGAGACTGCGCCCCTCGACGTAGATCATCGTGTCGGGCACGCCGAGCGAGAGGAGGACGCGCCGCGCAATCTCAGCCTCTGAGCCCGTATCGCTGAACACCTGCCCACCCGAGACGAGGATCGGCAGATGATGCCGCTCATAGAGGCGGAGTGTCGTGAGAAGGCGCGAGGACGGACTCTGCGCGAGCATCCCCACGCCGTCCACATCCTGCACATCTGCAATCGCCCCGCCCCCGAGCATGACGATGACATCGCCCTGCGGCCGGGCAGGCACGTCATACGTGCGCTCTAGGCTTCCCATCAGGCGATCAGCAACGGCGCCGATCGAGAGGAGATAGAGAAGGAGTGCAGTCACGGCGGCAGCCCCCGCCGCACACCGTAGTCCGCGCTTTTTCCAGAGATAGACGGCAACCCCCACCATCGCGAGGATAAAGATCCCCGGCGGCAGAATCCACGCCGCCCCGAATTTCAAAATGTAAATCATAAAAAAGGAAAATACGCCTCCATCGCGAATATTTAGAATATAAAGCGAAGCACGTTCTGCGCGCTTCCCTGTTCATTCTATCAGAATCTGCGTGTATTTACAAAGGAGAGATTATTTCATGGCAATCATCGAATCCGAGCACATCGACGCCGAGAAACGCTTCGGCGGCAACGGCACGATCCACATTCAGAAGCTCATCGGCCCTGCGGAACTTGACGGCAAATGCGCGATGTATGCGCGCGTGACGATCCCGCCCCACGCGTCGATGGGGGTGCACAAGCACGAGGGCAATACGGAGACCTATCACATTCTATCGGGACGTGCACGCTACAACGACAACGGCACGGAGATGGAGATCGGTCCCGGCACGACGACGTTCTGCGCCGAGGGCGAGGTGCACGCCATCGCCAACGCCTCCGAGACCGAGGATCTCGTCTTTATGGCGCTGATTATCAATAAGTGACAGAATATGAAAAGCCCGCAGCGGAAATTTTCCGTTGTGGGCTTTTTGATTGGCTGAGTCCCCTATTTATTCATACCTGAGCGCATCGATGGGATCGAGCCGCGCGGCTTTGCGTGCGGGATAGATGCCGAAGAAGAGGCCGATGCCGACGGCAAAGGAGAAGGAAACGAGAATGGGCAGGATGTCAATGGTGGTCGTGAGCCCGCCGAACGCGCCGATTACCTTCGAGAGCGAGATGCCGAGCACGATGCCGATGATGCCGCCGACAATGCCGATGACCATGGACTCAATCATGAACTGCATGAGCACGTTCGAGGAGGTCGCTCCGAGAGCCTTGCGGATGCCGATCTCGCGCGTGCGCTCGGTGACAGAGACCATCATGATGTTCATGATGCCAATGCCGCCGACGAGCAGCGAGATGCTCGCGATAGAGCCGAGGAGCAGCGTAATCATATTCGTACTCTCGGCAAAACTCTCCATGATACTCGTCATGTTGCGCACGGTAAAGTCATCATCTGCGCCGCTACGAATGTGGTGACGCTGGCGCAGCAAATTCTCGATCTCCGCCTGCACCGTGTCCATCATCTCAGGAGAGGACACCTGTATATTGATCGAATGCACATGCGTGATCGCGAGCATGCGCTCCTGCGCCGTCGTGATCGGGATGTAGATCACATCGTCCTGATCCTGACCGATGGACTGCCCCTTGGACGCCGTAATGCCAATGACTTTGAAGGGCTGGTTGTCGATGCGGATATTCTTGCCGACGGGGTTCTCCGTGCCAAAGAGATTCGTGGCGACAGTCGGCCCGATGACGGCGACACGGCTGCGCTTTGCCATATCATTCGCCGTGATAAACGACCCGTTCTCGACCTTGAGTGAGCGGATCTGCATCAGCTCCGGCGTAACGCCCTCCACCGTCGTATTCCAGTTGAGATTCCCGTTCACCACCTGATAGGCACCGGAGACCGAGGGGGATACGTAGTCAATCCCTTTGATCTTGCTCTCAATCGCCTTGGCATCATCGTATTTCAGCGACTTACGTGAACCCGCCTTGCCGCGCACGCCGCCGTGATTGGCGGAGCCCGGCATAACGATGAGCATATTCGAGCCGAGACTCGCAAAGGAGTCCGAGACGCTCGTACGCACGCCCATGCCGATGGAGACCATCGCGATAACCGCACCCACGCCGATGATGATGCCGAGCATCGTGAGGAGAGAGCGGAGCTTGTTCGCGAGGAGGGCGTTCAGTGCCATGCCGAAGCATTCCTTAAACAACATCCATCACGACCCCCTTCCCCTCGTCGCGCATGATCCTGCCGTCACGGACGAGCAGCTGGCGACCCGCACGCTGGGCGATCTCCGGCTCGTGCGTGACGAGGATGATCGTATGCCCCTTCTCGTGCATGCGCTCGAAGATGTCCATGATCTCCGCCGTCGACTTCGTGTCGAGGTTGCCCGTCGGCTCGTCCGCCATGATGATATGCGGATCGTTGACAAGTGCGCGTGCAATGGCGACGCGCTGGCGCTGTCCGCCCGAGAGTTCGTTTGGCAGATGCTGCCCGCGATCGCCGAGTCCGACGGCTTCGAGCATTTCCTGCGCGCGCTCTGTGCGCTCGCGCCGCCCCGTACCCGCATAGACGAGGGGAAGCGCGACGTTGTCGAGCGCAGAGATGCGCGGGAGCAGGTTGAAATTCTGAAAGACAAAGCCGATCTTCTTGTTGCGCGTCATGGCAAGAGCATCGTCGCTGAGTCCCGCGACCTCCTCGCCGTCGAGCAGATACGAGCCCTCCGTCGGACGGTCGAGGCAGCCGAGGATGTTCATCAGCGTCGACTTCCCCGAGCCGGAGGGTCCCATCAGCGCAGCAAACTCACCACGCCCGATGTCGAGATCGATCCCGTCGAGCGCCGCCAGCGTCTCCCCGCCGATGCGGTAGAGCTTGCGAATGCCGCGCAGACGGATGGTCGCGGGCATTTCTTTTGCTTCCATCGAAATCCCCCCGTATCAGAACGGCGGCGGGCCACCCGCCTGTATACTCATCGGGACGATCTTTGCCGTATAGGTGCTGACGACGCGCTCACCCTCGCTGAGTCCCGAAAGGATCTCGACATACTCGTCACTGTAGATGCCCGTCTCCACATAGCGCGTCT
This window encodes:
- a CDS encoding MATE family efflux transporter, giving the protein MTKNLTEGDPTRLIFFFALPLVAGNMMQQLYSFVDTLIVGRFLGVNALAAVGCTGSLMFLALGFIIGFCTGVTIYTGQRFGASDRAGVRQSAAACMILGVAVALTLTAIVLPLTRTLLVLMETPPEILDGAYDFISIIFAGLIVFILLYLQNCLIRALGDSKTPTILLAVTLGINIALEPVAILVLGWGIPGAALATVVSQAIGALLFYIYIRWRVPALHTRLSDWKPSGAVLMAHLRMGLPMAFQSSVIAIGAIILQVALNNLGALPVAAYAATQKIDAVAVMPMLSFGYAMAAYTAQNYGAQKYERIRMGVRACLKMSMAFAVGIGILLIAFGTFFLELFVGADAEGATEVIAYGHMFLIVNGSAYIILALLLVYRNVLQGLGQSVIPTIAGAMELVMRAGAAIFLCGTLGFLGACMANPLAWIGAAIPVTIAYFWTERTLRHAS
- a CDS encoding YdcF family protein, whose product is MIYILKFGAAWILPPGIFILAMVGVAVYLWKKRGLRCAAGAAAVTALLLYLLSIGAVADRLMGSLERTYDVPARPQGDVIVMLGGGAIADVQDVDGVGMLAQSPSSRLLTTLRLYERHHLPILVSGGQVFSDTGSEAEIARRVLLSLGVPDTMIYVEGRSLTTGQNARYSAEILRQEGFAHPILVTSAFHLPRAVLNFEHEGIVVTPYPADFWVSGNPQLYLIKFAPNAGALLTNTVFLQEKLRIFVTRYLE
- a CDS encoding cupin domain-containing protein is translated as MAIIESEHIDAEKRFGGNGTIHIQKLIGPAELDGKCAMYARVTIPPHASMGVHKHEGNTETYHILSGRARYNDNGTEMEIGPGTTTFCAEGEVHAIANASETEDLVFMALIINK
- a CDS encoding ABC transporter permease, whose amino-acid sequence is MLFKECFGMALNALLANKLRSLLTMLGIIIGVGAVIAMVSIGMGVRTSVSDSFASLGSNMLIVMPGSANHGGVRGKAGSRKSLKYDDAKAIESKIKGIDYVSPSVSGAYQVVNGNLNWNTTVEGVTPELMQIRSLKVENGSFITANDMAKRSRVAVIGPTVATNLFGTENPVGKNIRIDNQPFKVIGITASKGQSIGQDQDDVIYIPITTAQERMLAITHVHSINIQVSSPEMMDTVQAEIENLLRQRHHIRSGADDDFTVRNMTSIMESFAESTNMITLLLGSIASISLLVGGIGIMNIMMVSVTERTREIGIRKALGATSSNVLMQFMIESMVIGIVGGIIGIVLGISLSKVIGAFGGLTTTIDILPILVSFSFAVGIGLFFGIYPARKAARLDPIDALRYE
- a CDS encoding ABC transporter ATP-binding protein; this translates as MEAKEMPATIRLRGIRKLYRIGGETLAALDGIDLDIGRGEFAALMGPSGSGKSTLMNILGCLDRPTEGSYLLDGEEVAGLSDDALAMTRNKKIGFVFQNFNLLPRISALDNVALPLVYAGTGRRERTERAQEMLEAVGLGDRGQHLPNELSGGQRQRVAIARALVNDPHIIMADEPTGNLDTKSTAEIMDIFERMHEKGHTIILVTHEPEIAQRAGRQLLVRDGRIMRDEGKGVVMDVV